ATAAACCTATTATTTATTTTTCTATGGGAAGTTCAGGCAACCGAGTTATTATCAAGGAAATCCTCGAAAGTTTTAGTCAAATGCCATATCGTGTAATTTCTCCTATGAAGTTACGATTGCAAGAAATGGATGTAAAAGTGCCAGATAACGTACTATTAGTTGATTGGATACCTGCACATAAGGTCAACCCGTTGGCTGACCTGGCAGTTATTCATGGTGGCCAGGGTACAGTGCAGACAGCTTGTGTATCAGGCACGCCAATAGTCGGCATAGGTATGCAACCAGAACAAGAAAAGAATATTGATTTTATAGTGCAAAAAGGAGCGGGGATTCGACTTAAGAAGAACGAATTTACAGCGAAATCTTTGCAAAACACCATTGAAGAAATTCTAGCTAACAGCCAAGCACGTCAAAAGGCAAAAGAGATTCAAGAAATTCTACAAGCTTGGGATGGCCCCGCAAATGTGGCTAAGTTTATCTCTGAAAAATTTAGAGGTTAGAATTTACGAAGGTGATCTTTATTAATTGAAAGGCAAATCAAGGTATAATAAAAATATTATTACATTATTTACTCACACAAAACAGCCTAAATTAAAGTAAGTAATTAAAAGCGTTTTATTTATATCTTATACTAATTGTTGTGTAGTAGCTTTTGAGGGAAATTGCCTTGATTCCAGATTTACTAGACGAACCAAATTTTTTTTTGTTGCTGATGCCTCACTTTATTATGGCAGCTATGGCGCTAATAGTGTCTCAACGTAAAGGATTTAATTTTGGCGTTTGGCTTGCCCTAAGCTTGATTGGTGGTGGGTTCACTCTGATTGCTGCTTTACTAATTAAGCGCAAGGATTAGTCAAATCAATGCAGTATTTTGAACTAATGGCATTTTCGGTACGCAATTTCGAGAGCAACAAACAGACGCCAGCGATATCACCGCCAGTTCTCTGTTGGGATTTGAGTTTAGCGGCGTGGTAGAAATTAATACTCCTGATGTTGACCCCAGTGCAGGATTAGTTGAGTTGTCGGCAAATTATGTTGATGAAAGTTCGCGCATTGCCACTACCTGCACCGCTAGTACAGCAAATCGTTTTGTAGTAACAGGCAATAGCGGTTTACCTTTGAGTCCTTTCGAGCCGATTAGGGGTTGGTATAACACAACACCAATATCTCTGCCAAGAATGGTAGAAGACTCTAAAAGGGGAAATACCCACTCGCCACAGCCTCCCCTGGTAGAAGTAACTAGATGGGAAATTAATCAAAAAGGTGAAGTGATATTAGTAGCCAATGCTGCCAATGGAAGTAATTGGAGCAAAACTGCTGGGTGTGGTGGTTGAAAATGCGATCGCGTAGCGTGCTGTAGGCATATCGTGTCATCTGAGCCGTTTAATTATAGCAAGGGACTAGGGGTGAGAGTTTAAGAAATTAATAATGCCTTAACCGCCTTGACGGTTGCTATATCTTTGATCGATTGAACGATCGAAAAGTGCGATCGCGATCTCAACATCACTGAGCGATATCATCCTTTTGGTATATTGACTTTCAAAAAAAAGATAAAATAGAGACCCAGGGTGGTAGTGCCAAACATACCTATTAGCACTCAAGCCGGGTGCTTTTGTTAACGTTAATATACACCCAAAAAAGATGAATTTGCTCGATAAATCGCTATTTTTTGCCGGGGTAATTTCCTGTTCATGGTTTTTTTACCCCCACACCTCCACTGCACAAATAGTTCCAGATACCACCCTACCCAGCAATAGCATTTCCATACCGGATCACAATACCATCCGCATCGAAGGAGGTACTCAAGCAGGTAGCAATCTCTTCCATAGTTTTCAAGAATTTTCCCTGACTACTGGTAAAGAAGCATTTTTTAATAACGGATTTAGATATTCAAAATATATTTAGTCGAGTAACGGGTAAAAATATATCTAATATTGATGGCTTAATTAGAGCGAACGGTACAGCCAACTTATTTTTAATTAATCCCAACGGTATTATTTTCGGCCAGAACGCCCAATTAAATATTGGCGGTTCGTTCCTTGGTTCAACTGCTTCTAGTATTAGATTTGCTGATGGGAGTGAATTTAGCGCCACCAATCCCACTGCGCCTTCCTTGCTCTCGATTAACGTACCCATCGGCTTGCAGTTAGGAGCAAATCCAGCCCCAATCTCCGTTTCCGGCAACGGTCACGATTTCACACCTAGCGGGCCACAACCATTCTGGTTTCCCCTCCGAAGGGGTAATAGCAATGGGGGACTACGGGTGCAACCGGGAAAAACTTTCGCTCTCGTCGGTGGTGACATTAACCTATCTGGAGGTATTGTCGCTGCACCATCGGGACGCATAGAGTTAGCTAGCGTTAAAGAAGGTTCGGTCAGTATCGATTCGGCGGTTTCCGGTTGGAATTTGGGATATTCCGCTGTGCACAAAGACGGCGAGATCCAACTTACTTCAAGAGCATTACTCGATGTTTCCGGGGCGGGGAGTGGCTCGATTTTCGTCCAAACTGGTTCCTTGAGGATGCGGGATGCTTCTCTGATTTTGAGTCAAAACTTTGCTCCTTTACCTCCAGGCGCGATCGAAATTCGTGCTTCCCAATTAGTAGAATTGAGCAACCCCAATGGGGATGCCACAGTTAACACTTCGATCGTCAGCGATGCTCTCGGTGGGCCTGGGTCAAACATCACTATTTCATCCCAGCGGTTAGTATTATCCGATGGCTCAGGTATAGATGCTTTTGCCTACATTCCAGCTAAGGGCGGTAACATCACCGTAAATGCGATCGAATCTACCGAAATAATTGGCGCATCCCCCGTTAATCCATCGGCAGTTAGCAGCATCCAAAGTTTCACCTTAGGGGCGGGAGAGGGAGGAGATACCGCTTTATTGACAGGGCGATTGAGGATTGCTGGTGGAGGGGCTGTCGGCTCAACAACTGCTGGTACGGGAAACAGCGGTTCCGTGACTATTCGAGCCACTGATGGTATTGAGATAATCAGCATTCAACCCGTAACATTACTGCCCAGTATCGTCAATGCCGCCTCCATAGGAATTGGTAACGCTGGCAATTTGACACTAGAAGCTGCATCCTTAACTGTTCGGGATGGCGGAAGAATAGAAGGCTCTACTTTTGCCAGTGGAGAAGCTGCCAGCATCACCATCAATGCTACCGATTTTGTGGAAATCAGTGGCAAACCAGCAGCCAGCATCAATCCAAGTTTGATCGCATCTTCCGCCACCATTCAAAATGAATCGATCCGAAGAATAGCAAGATTGCCAGATGTTCCTTCTGGCAACGCAGGCAACGTAACCATTAATACACCTGTAATCCGAGTTTTCGATGGCGGTTTAGCTAGCGTCAGGAACGAAGGCGTAGGCAACGCCGGAACGTTGGGCGTTAATGCTAACTTAGTAATCCTAGATAAAAATGGCGGTTTAACAGCTGCGACTTCCTCTGGTGGTGGAGGTAATATTAACGTCCAAGCTGGGAATATCATTTTGCGAAACGGCAGCAGCATCTCCACGAATGCTGGCAGCAGCGATGGAGGTGATATCTCTCTCAATACTCGGACTTTGGCTGCTTTAGGCAATTCCGATATTACAGCTAACGCTCAAGGAGGTTTTGGGGGTCGGGTCATCATTGCCGCACAAGGTATTTTTGGCACTCAGTTCCGAGAAAGTTTGACACCGCAAAACGATATTACCGCCACTTCCGATCGGGGTGTTGAGTTTAGCGGTACGGTAGAAATTAATACACCTGATGTTGACCCCAGTTCGGGGTTAGTTGAAGTGTCGGCAAATTACGTTGATGAAAACTCGCGCATTGCCACTACTTGTACCGCTAACACGGGAAATAGTTTTGTAATTACGGGCAATAGCGGTTTACCCTTAAGCCCTTACGACCCGCTCAGAGTTTGGTATAAAACTACATCAATACTTTCCCCAAGTGCAGTAGAAGATCTCAGAAGGGAAAATACCAACTCGCCACAATCTCCTCTGGTGGAAGTGACAAGATGGGAAGTTACTCAAAAAGGGGAAGTAGTGTTAGTAGCCAATGCTGCCAATGGAAGTGATTGGAGTAAAGTAGCTGGGTGTGGCGGTTGAGGCTGCTGGCGATCGCACGATCTTGCTAATGTCATTCTTTTGGTATATTGACTTTTCTAAGATGGTAAAATACTTACTGCGGGTGCTAATCCAAAAAATGACAATTAGCGCTAAAGTTGGGTGCTTTTGGCAATCTTAACCCAAAATAATATGAAGTTTCTCGATCGATCGCTCTATTTAGCAACTACCCTGTCCTGTTTGTCCCTGTTTTACCCCAACATCATCACTGCACAGATAGTTCCCGATGCCACCCTACCGAATAACAGCATTGCCATTCCCGATAGCAAAAGCATTCGCATCGAAGGCGGTACAACTGCTGGGGGAAATTTATTTCACAGCTTTCAAGAATTTTCTGTCCCTACTGGTAGCGAAGCATATTTTAATAACGCCGTCGATATTCAAAATATATTTAGTCGCGTCACTGGAAAAAATATTTCTAATATAGATGGATTAATCAGAGCTAACGGTACGGCTAATTTATTTTTAATTAATCCCAATGGCATTATCTTTGGGCAAAATGCCCAACTAAATATTGGTGGTTCCTTTTTCGGTTCGACTGCTTCTAGCATTAGATTTTCCGATGGCAGCGAATTCAGCACCACCAATCCAACCGCACCATCATTGTTAACAATTAACGTACCGATCGGCTTACAATTTGACGCCAATCCAGGTAGCATAGTCAATCGCTCCCAAGCAACCGCACAGATAAATTTACCAACTCTTCCTATCCCATTTCTTTTAGATAACAAAGTAGGATTAGCAGTAAGACCAGGACAAACATTAGCCTTAGTTGGTGGTGACATTCAAATCAATGGAGGTTATTTAACTGCTTCTACCGGACAAATTATTTTAGGTAGCGTAGCGAGTCCGGGTTTAGTTAGTTTCACTCCCACACCATTTGGTTTAGCTTTAAATTATGACAGTATTCCAAACTTCGGCAATATTGAAATATCAAAAGTTGCGCTCCTCAACACGAGTGGATTGGGTGCTGGGAAAGTAGATATCAGAGGGGGAAATGTTACCCTCAGTAGCGTGCGAATTTATGGATTAACACTGGGAAATATAGACGGCAGAGGGATTGATATCAATGCCCAAAACCTTCGAGTAGAGAGAGGGGCGCAAATTTTTACTCCCACATTAGGAGATGGCTTGGGGGGCAATATCAACATCCGCGCTACCGACTCTGTAGAAATCACCGGGCTAGGGCTTGAAGGTTATCAGCGATTTTACAATCAATATCTGGCATCTGGAACACTCAACCCTTTCGATCCGCAAATTGTTCTGCTCACAGGTACTGTCGGCAGGGGAGATGCTGGAGATATTAACATTGAAGCTGGACGGTTGTTGGTGCGGGATGGGGTAGTGGGCGGTAGCGGTACCCTTGGTGCTGGAAATGGCGGAAATCTGAATATCCGGGCTAACACTGTCGAAATTGTTAGTTCTGCAATCAATAATGGCACAACTAAGGAAAGTACTGGTCAGGGCGGAAGCATAAATGTTGAGGCACAACGGTTAATTAT
The genomic region above belongs to Leptolyngbyaceae cyanobacterium and contains:
- a CDS encoding S-layer family protein, which codes for MRANGTANLFLINPNGIIFGQNAQLNIGGSFLGSTASSIRFADGSEFSATNPTAPSLLSINVPIGLQLGANPAPISVSGNGHDFTPSGPQPFWFPLRRGNSNGGLRVQPGKTFALVGGDINLSGGIVAAPSGRIELASVKEGSVSIDSAVSGWNLGYSAVHKDGEIQLTSRALLDVSGAGSGSIFVQTGSLRMRDASLILSQNFAPLPPGAIEIRASQLVELSNPNGDATVNTSIVSDALGGPGSNITISSQRLVLSDGSGIDAFAYIPAKGGNITVNAIESTEIIGASPVNPSAVSSIQSFTLGAGEGGDTALLTGRLRIAGGGAVGSTTAGTGNSGSVTIRATDGIEIISIQPVTLLPSIVNAASIGIGNAGNLTLEAASLTVRDGGRIEGSTFASGEAASITINATDFVEISGKPAASINPSLIASSATIQNESIRRIARLPDVPSGNAGNVTINTPVIRVFDGGLASVRNEGVGNAGTLGVNANLVILDKNGGLTAATSSGGGGNINVQAGNIILRNGSSISTNAGSSDGGDISLNTRTLAALGNSDITANAQGGFGGRVIIAAQGIFGTQFRESLTPQNDITATSDRGVEFSGTVEINTPDVDPSSGLVEVSANYVDENSRIATTCTANTGNSFVITGNSGLPLSPYDPLRVWYKTTSILSPSAVEDLRRENTNSPQSPLVEVTRWEVTQKGEVVLVANAANGSDWSKVAGCGG
- a CDS encoding filamentous hemagglutinin N-terminal domain-containing protein translates to MKFLDRSLYLATTLSCLSLFYPNIITAQIVPDATLPNNSIAIPDSKSIRIEGGTTAGGNLFHSFQEFSVPTGSEAYFNNAVDIQNIFSRVTGKNISNIDGLIRANGTANLFLINPNGIIFGQNAQLNIGGSFFGSTASSIRFSDGSEFSTTNPTAPSLLTINVPIGLQFDANPGSIVNRSQATAQINLPTLPIPFLLDNKVGLAVRPGQTLALVGGDIQINGGYLTASTGQIILGSVASPGLVSFTPTPFGLALNYDSIPNFGNIEISKVALLNTSGLGAGKVDIRGGNVTLSSVRIYGLTLGNIDGRGIDINAQNLRVERGAQIFTPTLGDGLGGNINIRATDSVEITGLGLEGYQRFYNQYLASGTLNPFDPQIVLLTGTVGRGDAGDINIEAGRLLVRDGVVGGSGTLGAGNGGNLNIRANTVEIVSSAINNGTTKESTGQGGSINVEAQRLI